A single region of the Anaerostipes rhamnosivorans genome encodes:
- a CDS encoding RrF2 family transcriptional regulator yields the protein MLISRETDYALRILRALSDGEKRSIEEICSLEATPKQFAYRIIKKLEKAGWIIIMRGAEGGCRLTADLHDVSLYDLIHGLGSDFCINACFQEGYECTRASVCEDPCHIKKGLIRVQESLEKELKDVNLHSLIFGTQD from the coding sequence ATGCTGATTTCAAGAGAAACCGATTATGCCCTGCGGATTTTAAGGGCTTTAAGTGACGGAGAAAAACGTTCCATAGAAGAGATATGCAGTCTGGAAGCCACACCGAAGCAGTTTGCATACCGCATTATTAAAAAGTTAGAGAAAGCCGGATGGATCATCATTATGAGAGGGGCAGAGGGGGGCTGCCGGCTGACAGCCGACCTGCACGATGTAAGCCTCTATGACCTGATCCACGGCCTCGGAAGTGACTTCTGCATCAATGCCTGCTTTCAAGAAGGTTATGAATGCACCAGGGCTTCTGTCTGTGAAGACCCATGCCACATAAAAAAAGGCCTCATCAGGGTACAGGAATCCCTGGAAAAGGAATTAAAAGATGTCAATCTGCACAGTCTCATCTTCGGAACCCAGGACTAA
- a CDS encoding Wadjet anti-phage system protein JetD domain-containing protein, with amino-acid sequence MKRELLNIIIEKTERSSLDWKEGAQGNRSFLVHQELYDQVGKTEFITQAKELEKQGLITIQWESVGNDIRKICYALRDLPRMYEQLGIPPKSQVIEEQRRAVDEFSLSVEGVWIKEYLNHCLTRLEKGNVPSEFSKRDLLFQCLKEMDRLKEPLYKRVFSKYCLGDSKVFENEFQSTVLSIARKFHPGIEEGMNDTQILSQLLIEEYSQELALKGPLWIRVDGKKINLGEFRFGAVLNSLTLTHAMPEKGENIKRVLTIENKANYMAMPYDEEMLIIYSHGFFTPKEREFLINLRDMLPKGTQYFHSGDLDYGGIRIYSYIKQKIFPEVKPCQMDTETYRKYETYAVCMEPGILKKLKCMDMGEIPELTVLRDLLARKGKALEQESFLLIPKEDVDISKKHCH; translated from the coding sequence ATGAAGAGGGAACTGCTTAACATTATCATAGAAAAAACAGAACGGTCATCTTTGGACTGGAAGGAAGGAGCGCAGGGAAACCGCTCCTTCCTGGTCCATCAGGAACTGTATGACCAGGTGGGAAAGACAGAGTTTATAACACAGGCAAAGGAGCTTGAGAAACAGGGATTGATCACCATTCAATGGGAGAGCGTGGGGAATGATATCCGTAAGATTTGCTATGCTCTCCGGGATCTTCCACGTATGTATGAACAGTTGGGAATTCCTCCTAAGTCACAAGTCATAGAAGAACAAAGACGGGCTGTGGATGAGTTTTCCTTATCCGTTGAAGGAGTGTGGATAAAAGAATACCTGAACCATTGTCTGACACGTCTGGAAAAAGGAAATGTTCCCTCCGAATTTTCAAAAAGGGATCTGTTGTTTCAATGTCTTAAAGAGATGGACCGGTTAAAGGAGCCATTATATAAAAGAGTGTTCAGTAAATACTGTCTGGGAGACTCTAAGGTTTTTGAAAATGAGTTCCAGAGCACTGTGCTCTCCATTGCCAGAAAATTTCACCCGGGGATAGAAGAGGGAATGAATGATACCCAGATCTTGTCCCAGCTTTTGATCGAGGAATATTCTCAGGAACTGGCATTAAAGGGGCCTCTGTGGATCAGAGTGGACGGGAAGAAGATAAATCTCGGGGAATTCCGGTTTGGTGCGGTTCTGAATTCGCTGACGCTGACTCACGCAATGCCGGAAAAGGGAGAAAACATCAAAAGAGTCCTGACCATAGAGAATAAGGCAAATTATATGGCCATGCCGTATGATGAAGAGATGTTGATCATATATAGTCATGGGTTCTTTACTCCGAAGGAGAGGGAATTTCTGATCAATCTGCGGGATATGCTGCCAAAAGGGACTCAATATTTTCATTCCGGCGATCTGGATTACGGAGGCATCCGGATTTATTCGTATATCAAACAGAAAATATTTCCCGAGGTAAAACCATGTCAGATGGACACAGAAACCTACCGGAAATATGAAACATATGCAGTTTGCATGGAGCCAGGGATATTAAAAAAACTGAAATGTATGGATATGGGTGAAATACCTGAATTGACTGTACTCAGAGACCTGTTGGCCAGAAAAGGCAAAGCACTGGAACAGGAGAGCTTTTTACTAATACCAAAAGAAGATGTGGATATTAGTAAAAAACACTGTCACTGA